In Nicotiana tabacum cultivar K326 chromosome 2, ASM71507v2, whole genome shotgun sequence, the following proteins share a genomic window:
- the LOC107762249 gene encoding septum-promoting GTP-binding protein 1-like, with protein sequence MTNLCRKIVHVNIRWKIFDKVSIFREFFRFIWERILICSTGRTPVRKYRRLSRRAATPSMEESEEYYGENDPLTATCSGYDSDSDLVTLKISILGDCHIGKTSFVIKYVGDEEEKRCLQMNGLNLMDKTLVVRGARIAFRIWDVGGDHSSLDQIPIACKDAVAILFMFDLTSRSTLNNVISWYSEARKWNQTAIPILIGTKFDDFVRLPLDIQWTVVTQARAYAKAMKATLFFSSATHNINVNKIFKFIMAKLFNLPWTVQRNLTIGEPIIDF encoded by the exons ATGACTAATCTCTGCCGGAAAATCGTTCATGTGAATATTAGGTGGAAGATATTTGATAAAGTTTCAATATTTAGAGAGTTTTTTCGTTTCATTTGGGAAAGAATTTTGATTTGCTCAACTGGCCGGACGCCGGTAAGAAAGTACCGCCGTTTGTCTCGAAGAGCTGCAACTCCGTCAATGGAGGAAAGTGAAGAGTACTACGGTGAAAATGATCCGTTGACTGCAACTTGTAGTGGGTATGATAGTGATTCAGATTTAGTTACCTTGAAGATCAGTATTTTGGGTGATTGCCACATTGGTAAAACTAGTTTTGTG ATTAAGTATGTAGgggatgaagaagaaaagagatgTTTGCAGATGAACGGACTGAATTTGATGGATAAAACTTTAGTTGTACGAGGTGCAAGAATTGCATTTAGAATATGGGATGTGGGAG GTGATCATAGCTCACTTGATCAGATTCCAATTGCTTGTAAAGATGCTGTCGCCATTCTCTTTATGTTTGATCTCACTAGCCGGAGTACATTGAACAA TGTGATAAGTTGGTATAGTGAAGCAAGAAAGTGGAATCAG ACTGCTATTCCCATACTAATTGGGaccaaatttgatgattttgtaCGGCTTCCACTGGACATTCAGTGGACTGTGGTGACACAG GCAAGGGCATATGCAAAGGCAATGAAAGCAACTCTCTTCTTCTCGAGTGCAACTCATAACATCAATGTGAATAAGatcttcaagtttatcatggcaaAACTCTTTAACTTGCCTTGGACTGTCCAGAGGAATCTTACTATTGGTGAACCAATTATTGACTTCTAG